In the Nocardioides marmotae genome, GCGCTGGTGGAGGAGCCTCGTCAGCCCTGCGCGTCGGACTTGACCGACTCCGCGGAGGACTGACCCTCCTCCTTGACCTTCTGGGCGGACTCCGTGGCGGAGTCCTTGACCTCCTGGGCGGCCTGCGTGGCCTGCTCCTTGACGTCCTGGGCCAGGGACTGGCCCGCCTCGCGCGCCTCGTCGAGCAGCGGCTGGCCCTTGTCCTTGGCCGTCTCGATCGTCTGGTGCGCGAGGTCGGCCTCGGCCTTGCTCGCCGGGATCAGCGAGGCGATGACCAGGCCGGTGCCGAAGGCGACCAGGCCCGCCGCCAGCGGCGAGCCCTGCACCTGCGAGCCGGCGCTGCCGACGGCCGAGGAGGCCGCGCCGCGGACGTCCGGGGACGAGGAGTCGGAGGTGCTCGGCATCGCGTTCGACACCGCCCCGCCGGCGCTGCTCGCCTTGTCCACGACGCTGTCGCGAACGCCGGTGGCGGTGCCCATGATCCGGTCGCGGAAGCCCGAGACCCGGC is a window encoding:
- a CDS encoding DUF3618 domain-containing protein; amino-acid sequence: MGQSTEELNSQIEDTRARMAGDLDALQDRVSPSAIVDRRKAAARSRVSGFRDRIMGTATGVRDSVVDKASSAGGAVSNAMPSTSDSSSPDVRGAASSAVGSAGSQVQGSPLAAGLVAFGTGLVIASLIPASKAEADLAHQTIETAKDKGQPLLDEAREAGQSLAQDVKEQATQAAQEVKDSATESAQKVKEEGQSSAESVKSDAQG